The following proteins come from a genomic window of Campylobacter coli 76339:
- a CDS encoding Two-component system histidine kinase, with protein MLKTKNIFITFFVLLILSFGMIFYTLTNSYLNFLLLKQYEQKIKSLDDVLKFSLLKHLNSDNIKEFAQDTRADFIIFKDDFKISSVLNPDLFLNLKENKIYDLNSKRVLVKNITYKDYKYMIIVYPRFLNLQNFWLKISISFGLYFMLVFVLVFFMGRKLAKSFKKILEFLNFINDSKSVILEDSIFKELNLLNKKLLKTKEKILKNIQKNKKQSDKIALKNTQLASVISAISHELKNPLSVIDLSLEILKDENLKDEKLKKELLEKISRQSLKLNALTHKLNFVFNLNHEALQMQEFDLFALCEKIVKNPGFERVILRGKSTKVKADEFLIEQVIINLLSNALKYSQKEVILIAQDQKISVLDFGKGIEEDQLKLITKKFYKIDTKSDNSFGLGLFLVKKILSIHKSYLEISSTVSQGSKFSFKLH; from the coding sequence ATGTTAAAAACTAAAAATATTTTTATAACTTTTTTTGTTCTACTGATTTTATCTTTTGGTATGATTTTTTACACGCTTACAAATTCTTATTTGAATTTTTTGCTCTTAAAGCAATACGAACAAAAAATCAAAAGCCTTGATGATGTTTTAAAATTTTCACTTTTAAAACATTTAAATTCTGATAATATCAAAGAATTTGCACAAGATACAAGGGCGGATTTTATTATTTTTAAAGATGATTTCAAGATTTCTTCTGTTTTAAACCCTGATTTATTTTTAAATTTAAAAGAAAATAAAATTTACGATTTAAATTCCAAAAGAGTTCTTGTTAAAAATATAACTTATAAAGACTATAAATATATGATCATTGTTTATCCAAGATTTTTAAATTTGCAAAATTTTTGGCTAAAAATAAGCATAAGCTTTGGGCTTTATTTTATGCTTGTTTTTGTTTTAGTATTTTTCATGGGAAGAAAGCTAGCAAAAAGTTTTAAAAAAATTTTAGAATTTTTAAATTTTATCAATGATTCAAAATCTGTTATTTTAGAAGATAGTATTTTTAAAGAGCTCAATTTGCTAAATAAAAAACTTTTAAAAACAAAAGAGAAAATCTTAAAAAATATTCAAAAAAATAAAAAACAAAGCGACAAAATTGCTCTTAAAAATACCCAATTAGCAAGTGTTATTTCTGCTATTTCTCATGAGCTAAAAAACCCCTTAAGTGTGATTGATCTTAGTTTAGAAATACTTAAGGACGAGAATTTAAAAGATGAAAAACTCAAAAAAGAATTATTGGAAAAAATTTCACGCCAAAGTCTAAAGCTAAACGCTTTAACGCACAAACTCAATTTTGTTTTTAATCTCAACCACGAAGCTTTACAAATGCAAGAATTTGATCTTTTTGCTTTATGTGAAAAAATCGTTAAAAACCCAGGTTTTGAAAGAGTGATTTTACGCGGAAAAAGCACTAAGGTAAAAGCTGATGAGTTTTTAATCGAACAAGTGATTATTAACTTGCTTTCCAATGCCTTAAAATATAGCCAAAAAGAAGTTATTTTAATTGCACAAGATCAAAAGATTAGTGTTTTGGATTTTGGCAAGGGTATAGAAGAGGATCAATTAAAGCTTATCACAAAAAAATTTTATAAAATTGACACCAAAAGTGACAATTCTTTTGGGCTTGGACTTTTTTTAGTAAAAAAAATTTTAAGTATACATAAAAGCTATTTAGAAATCTCTAGCACTGTATCACAGGGTTCTAAATTTAGTTTTAAACTTCACTAA
- a CDS encoding COG0488: ATPase components of ABC transporters with duplicated ATPase domains, protein MALIDLIDASKKFGEKIVLNEANFSAHEGEKIAIIGKNGEGKSSLLKALLGTLTLDSGRVVRQNGKSIAMLSQTVDFNANLSVKEAIKIELEEIYNTLKEYEALQSKLEKEPANKDYLKQIDDLIALIDSKDAWNIEAKITRVLKEFSLLDYSDRLVCTLSGGEIRRVGLCILLLKNPDILLLDEPTNHLDVYMTSFLEDLLKISKMCVIFISHDRYFIDAIAHRCVEVDQGKLSVFKGGYANYLEKKTQILESLAKSHETLLKHLKSEEEWLRRGVKARLKRNEGRKERIFKMREEAKKNPGAIKRLKLEISRAALNFTGEKIPNRKKMLFELKNVSKNLGEKALFADFSSRILQGERIAIVGKNGCGKSTFLKILLGELKQDSGEIKRGEIKIGYFDQARSLVNSDKTLLEIFCPNGGDRVEVRGKNMHVYGYLKNFLFPKEFLDKSVSVLSGGEKNRVALALLFTEEYDVLILDEPTNDLDIATINILEEYLLSFEGAILLVSHDRYFVDKIATKLYAFESGAKINILHTLYTEYLENEKEMQEFDDYISSLDSQQEQTHIQKEKNSKKLSYKENEILKNHPEKIEILEKQISKLNDDLSNPSVYHEIGINTLYKELEQAQKELEKLETEYFEVLEKSENL, encoded by the coding sequence ATGGCACTTATTGATTTAATCGACGCTTCGAAAAAATTTGGAGAAAAAATTGTTTTAAATGAGGCAAATTTTAGCGCCCATGAAGGCGAAAAAATAGCCATCATAGGAAAAAATGGAGAAGGGAAATCAAGTCTTTTAAAAGCACTTTTAGGTACTTTAACTCTAGATAGTGGCAGAGTAGTAAGGCAAAATGGAAAAAGCATAGCCATGCTTTCACAAACTGTTGATTTTAATGCAAATTTAAGTGTCAAAGAAGCCATAAAAATCGAACTTGAAGAAATTTATAATACATTAAAAGAATATGAAGCATTGCAAAGCAAACTCGAAAAAGAGCCTGCAAATAAAGATTATTTAAAACAAATAGATGATTTAATTGCCCTAATTGATAGCAAAGATGCTTGGAATATCGAAGCTAAAATCACGCGTGTTTTAAAAGAATTCAGCCTATTGGATTACTCCGATCGTTTGGTTTGCACTCTAAGCGGTGGTGAAATTCGTAGGGTAGGTCTTTGTATACTTTTGCTTAAAAATCCTGATATTTTATTGCTTGATGAGCCTACAAACCACCTTGATGTTTATATGACAAGCTTTTTAGAGGATTTGTTAAAAATTTCAAAGATGTGTGTGATTTTTATTTCACATGATAGATATTTTATAGATGCAATTGCACATAGATGCGTAGAAGTTGATCAAGGCAAACTCAGTGTATTTAAGGGTGGTTATGCGAATTATTTAGAGAAAAAAACTCAAATTCTAGAAAGTTTAGCTAAAAGCCATGAAACGCTTTTAAAACATTTAAAAAGCGAAGAAGAATGGCTTAGAAGAGGTGTTAAAGCAAGGCTTAAAAGAAATGAAGGACGCAAAGAGCGTATTTTTAAAATGCGCGAAGAAGCTAAAAAAAATCCTGGCGCTATCAAGCGTTTAAAGCTTGAAATTTCAAGAGCAGCTTTAAATTTTACAGGAGAAAAAATTCCTAATCGCAAAAAAATGCTTTTTGAGCTTAAAAACGTAAGTAAAAATTTAGGAGAAAAAGCTCTTTTTGCAGATTTTTCAAGTCGTATTTTACAAGGTGAGCGCATTGCTATAGTAGGAAAAAATGGCTGCGGAAAGTCTACTTTTTTAAAAATACTTTTAGGTGAGTTAAAACAAGATAGTGGAGAGATCAAGCGTGGAGAGATCAAGATAGGATATTTTGATCAAGCTAGAAGTCTTGTAAATTCAGATAAAACCTTGCTTGAAATTTTCTGTCCTAATGGAGGCGATAGGGTTGAAGTGCGTGGAAAAAATATGCATGTTTATGGATATTTAAAAAATTTCTTATTTCCTAAAGAATTTTTAGATAAAAGTGTTTCTGTTTTAAGCGGTGGAGAAAAAAATCGTGTTGCTTTGGCTTTGCTTTTTACAGAAGAATATGATGTTTTAATCCTAGATGAGCCTACAAATGATCTTGATATAGCGACTATTAATATTTTAGAAGAATATTTACTTAGCTTTGAAGGAGCAATTTTACTAGTCTCCCATGATAGATATTTTGTAGATAAAATTGCCACCAAACTTTATGCTTTTGAAAGTGGTGCTAAGATCAATATTTTACATACGCTTTATACTGAATATCTTGAAAATGAAAAAGAAATGCAAGAATTTGATGATTATATTTCAAGTCTTGATTCGCAACAAGAGCAAACTCACATACAAAAAGAAAAAAATAGTAAAAAACTAAGCTATAAAGAGAATGAAATTTTAAAAAATCACCCCGAAAAAATTGAAATTCTTGAAAAACAAATTTCTAAATTAAACGACGATCTTTCAAATCCAAGTGTATATCACGAAATAGGCATAAACACTCTTTATAAAGAGCTAGAGCAAGCACAAAAAGAATTAGAAAAACTAGAGACTGAGTATTTTGAAGTTTTGGAAAAAAGTGAAAATCTATAA
- a CDS encoding Molybdopterin biosynthesis protein MoeA: MKNIFQTLAHLQDQITALNEFELISLEEAKDRVLAKDLYAVKNLPSFDNAALDGYAFNYADINQALDIKGTILAGDKNTYEIYKNECFKIMTGAKMPKNADTILMIEDECIEEGKLIIKKPPKQYNAYRYKGEELKKDELLLKKGTKLNARHIALLSSQGNYKIEVVRKIRIGIFSSGDELKEPWQDCDAENIYNANALPLLALFEDCATSYLGIIKDDFNTTKKALENANFDLLITSGGASVGEADFMEKALNELGFTPLFKGLKARPARPTKLYQKDKTLVLILPGNPMAAYLSAFIFARKIIALLYGNLENSLQIQAIMGSDLKVKSGRNNLILGNLEKGIFHPFNDNKFGSGMILPLIQSEFLLISEEEKAEFQKDEKVMLFKL; this comes from the coding sequence ATGAAAAATATTTTTCAAACCTTAGCACATCTGCAAGATCAAATTACAGCTCTTAATGAATTTGAATTGATCAGTCTTGAAGAAGCTAAAGATAGGGTTTTGGCCAAAGATCTTTATGCCGTAAAAAATTTGCCTAGTTTTGATAATGCCGCGCTTGATGGTTATGCTTTTAATTATGCGGATATAAATCAAGCTTTAGATATAAAAGGCACGATTTTAGCTGGAGATAAAAACACTTATGAGATTTATAAAAATGAATGTTTTAAGATCATGACAGGCGCAAAAATGCCTAAAAATGCCGATACTATTTTAATGATAGAAGATGAATGCATAGAAGAAGGCAAACTTATCATCAAAAAGCCACCTAAGCAATACAACGCTTATCGTTATAAGGGCGAAGAATTAAAAAAAGATGAGCTTTTGTTAAAAAAAGGTACAAAGCTTAATGCTAGACATATCGCCCTGCTCTCTTCTCAAGGGAATTATAAAATAGAAGTTGTAAGAAAAATTCGTATCGGAATTTTTTCAAGCGGAGATGAGTTAAAAGAACCTTGGCAAGATTGTGATGCGGAAAATATTTATAATGCCAATGCTTTGCCTTTACTTGCTTTATTTGAAGATTGTGCTACAAGTTATCTTGGTATTATTAAAGATGATTTTAATACAACCAAAAAAGCTTTAGAAAATGCTAATTTTGATCTTTTAATCACTTCAGGTGGAGCGAGTGTAGGAGAAGCTGATTTTATGGAAAAAGCTTTAAATGAATTAGGCTTTACTCCACTTTTTAAGGGTTTAAAAGCGCGCCCAGCAAGACCAACTAAGCTGTATCAAAAAGATAAAACTTTAGTATTGATTTTACCAGGAAATCCTATGGCAGCTTATCTTTCTGCTTTTATCTTTGCTAGAAAAATTATCGCTCTACTTTACGGGAATTTAGAAAATTCTTTACAAATTCAAGCTATCATGGGGAGTGATTTAAAAGTAAAAAGCGGAAGAAATAATCTTATCTTAGGAAATTTAGAAAAGGGTATTTTTCATCCTTTTAATGATAACAAATTTGGCTCAGGGATGATATTGCCTCTGATTCAAAGCGAATTTTTGCTCATCAGTGAAGAAGAAAAGGCAGAATTTCAAAAAGATGAAAAAGTCATGCTTTTTAAGCTTTAA
- a CDS encoding UDP-N-acetylglucosamine 1-carboxyvinyltransferase yields the protein MTYLEIQGSQKLQGEVTISGAKNAALPLIASSILAKNEVKINNVPNVADIKTLISLLENLGAKTDFKENTAYLDTTTLDKTVAKYDIVRKMRASILTLGPLLARFNHCEVSLPGGCAIGQRPIDLHLSALEKMGANIEIKQGYVVASGNLKGAQILFDKITVTGSENIIMAAALAKGKTKLVNVAKEPEVVQLCEVLTNAGLDIKGIGTDELEIYGTDKELLDFKEFSVIPDRIEAGTYLCAGAITNSKITLKKVNAEHLGAVLAKLHQMGFETSVDNDNITLFPAKEIKATEIMTSEYPGFPTDMQAQFMALALMAKGTSIIDERLFENRFMHVSELLRMGADIKLNGHIATIVGGKELNAADVMATDLRASSALILAALVAKGTSRIHRIYHLDRGYEKLEEKFKALGAKITRLEE from the coding sequence ATGACTTATTTAGAGATACAAGGTTCTCAAAAACTTCAAGGTGAAGTTACTATAAGTGGTGCAAAAAATGCCGCTTTACCCCTAATTGCTTCTAGTATACTTGCAAAAAATGAAGTTAAAATAAATAATGTTCCCAATGTTGCAGATATCAAAACACTCATTTCTTTGCTTGAAAATTTGGGAGCAAAAACTGATTTTAAAGAAAATACAGCATATTTAGATACAACGACACTTGATAAAACTGTGGCTAAATATGATATCGTGCGTAAAATGCGTGCTTCCATCCTTACTCTAGGGCCTTTACTTGCTCGTTTTAATCATTGCGAAGTTTCATTGCCTGGAGGATGTGCTATAGGACAAAGACCTATTGATTTACACCTAAGCGCTTTAGAAAAAATGGGTGCAAATATAGAAATAAAACAAGGCTATGTCGTAGCAAGTGGAAATTTGAAAGGAGCTCAAATTCTTTTTGATAAAATCACTGTTACAGGCAGTGAAAATATCATTATGGCGGCAGCTTTAGCTAAGGGAAAAACTAAGCTTGTAAATGTTGCTAAAGAGCCTGAAGTCGTACAGCTTTGCGAAGTTTTAACCAATGCTGGACTTGATATAAAAGGCATAGGTACAGATGAACTTGAAATTTATGGCACAGATAAAGAACTTTTGGATTTTAAAGAATTTAGCGTGATTCCTGATAGGATCGAAGCAGGAACTTATTTGTGTGCAGGAGCTATTACAAATTCTAAAATCACACTTAAAAAAGTAAATGCTGAACATTTAGGAGCGGTTTTAGCAAAACTTCATCAAATGGGTTTTGAAACTTCAGTAGATAATGATAATATCACTTTATTTCCTGCAAAAGAAATTAAAGCTACGGAGATCATGACTAGTGAATATCCTGGTTTTCCAACCGATATGCAAGCACAATTTATGGCTTTAGCCTTAATGGCAAAGGGTACAAGCATTATCGATGAAAGACTTTTTGAAAACCGCTTTATGCATGTAAGCGAGCTTTTAAGAATGGGTGCGGATATTAAATTAAATGGGCATATTGCTACTATAGTGGGCGGTAAAGAATTAAATGCTGCAGATGTTATGGCCACAGATTTACGTGCTTCTTCGGCTTTGATTTTAGCAGCACTTGTAGCTAAGGGTACAAGCAGGATACATAGAATTTATCATCTTGATCGTGGTTATGAAAAATTAGAAGAAAAATTTAAAGCCTTAGGCGCTAAAATCACAAGGCTTGAAGAATGA
- a CDS encoding membrane protein — translation MGVFLVLLGGIFWAISGVLAEYLFKNNYGVDWVSFYRLLFTGILLLAISLKRKNFILFKNKNEIFSLLIFAIFGLLMTQYGYFKGIFYTDAGTATMIQYSAPIIIMLFVCLRDKKTPKWFEILALILIILGIFLLASGGDVNNLNLNFWGIFWAILGAFGVAFYSLGARKIIAKYGIFFVMGMASLFASYVLFGILEFKGSFVHYDFSLKAFLAMSGIVLVGTIGAFCLYLKGVEYIGAVRASMIACIEPVAAAFMSFLFLGTRYSFLDLFAFALIILSVILNAKKS, via the coding sequence ATGGGTGTTTTTTTGGTTTTACTGGGTGGAATTTTTTGGGCTATAAGTGGAGTTTTAGCTGAATATTTGTTTAAAAATAATTACGGAGTAGATTGGGTAAGTTTTTATAGACTTTTATTTACAGGGATTTTGCTTTTAGCTATTAGTTTAAAACGCAAAAATTTCATACTTTTTAAAAACAAAAATGAAATTTTTTCTCTTTTGATTTTTGCTATTTTTGGGCTTTTGATGACTCAATATGGCTATTTTAAAGGAATTTTTTACACCGATGCAGGCACTGCTACTATGATACAATATTCAGCACCGATTATTATAATGCTTTTTGTGTGTCTTAGGGATAAAAAAACTCCAAAATGGTTTGAGATCTTGGCTTTAATTTTAATTATCCTAGGTATATTTTTGCTTGCAAGCGGCGGGGATGTAAATAACTTGAATCTAAATTTTTGGGGAATTTTTTGGGCTATTTTGGGAGCTTTTGGGGTTGCTTTTTATTCTTTGGGTGCAAGAAAAATCATTGCAAAATATGGAATTTTCTTTGTCATGGGAATGGCTTCTTTATTTGCTTCTTATGTGCTTTTTGGAATTTTGGAATTTAAGGGTAGTTTCGTTCATTATGATTTTTCATTAAAAGCATTTTTGGCTATGAGCGGTATTGTGCTAGTTGGTACCATAGGTGCTTTTTGTTTATATCTTAAAGGGGTTGAATATATAGGAGCTGTAAGAGCAAGCATGATAGCATGCATCGAGCCTGTGGCAGCTGCTTTTATGAGCTTTTTATTTTTAGGAACAAGATACAGCTTTTTAGATCTTTTTGCCTTTGCTTTGATTATTTTAAGTGTGATTTTAAATGCTAAGAAAAGTTAA
- a CDS encoding Para-aminobenzoate synthase, amidotransferase component # PabAb — MKKILLIDNYDSFSYTIVFYLKELGYQCKIIKNDEFKKVKDLARFDFSHLIISPGPNSPAESKLSLKAIQYFKKDKKILGICLGHQCIGEVFGGKITLMPHPMQGKISRLHLKKNAKKSLLFKGVENKSKICLYHSLHISKMPKSCEILALNDENIIMAIKHKKYEIYGVQFHPEAILSQNGKKLLKNFMKI, encoded by the coding sequence ATGAAAAAAATTTTACTCATAGATAATTACGATTCTTTCAGCTATACTATAGTTTTTTATCTTAAAGAATTGGGCTATCAATGCAAAATTATAAAAAATGATGAATTTAAAAAAGTTAAAGATTTGGCTCGCTTTGACTTTTCTCATCTTATCATCTCCCCAGGCCCAAATTCTCCTGCTGAATCAAAATTAAGCTTGAAAGCAATTCAATATTTTAAAAAAGATAAAAAAATACTAGGAATTTGTTTGGGACATCAGTGTATAGGCGAGGTTTTTGGCGGAAAAATCACTCTGATGCCCCACCCTATGCAAGGTAAAATTTCAAGATTGCATCTTAAGAAAAATGCTAAAAAAAGTCTGCTTTTTAAAGGTGTTGAAAATAAAAGTAAAATTTGTTTGTATCATTCTTTACATATTAGCAAAATGCCAAAAAGTTGTGAAATTTTAGCCTTAAATGATGAAAATATCATCATGGCAATCAAGCATAAAAAATATGAGATTTATGGGGTGCAATTTCATCCCGAAGCAATTTTAAGCCAAAATGGCAAAAAATTACTTAAAAATTTTATGAAAATTTAA
- a CDS encoding Para-aminobenzoate synthase, aminase component / Aminodeoxychorismate lyase yields MSAETKFAIFGKYFYYDLKFVLKAYNKKQSKKYFKFVQKHKDKYYFLTLVDYEFYKYLQDKNFTSKEAYLSFYAYKKRKKFSAMSIDEENFMPIFKNHLDFKNYEKNFLQVKSAIAKGRSYQANLTQNFHFDSLLDGFSLFSLLSKRQDTEFKAYIKDEGREILSFSPELFFKTHKRKIITQPMKGTSARSKDLNQDKKNKLFLQKDIKNLSENVMIVDLLRNDLSKLIVRNSMKTKLFKIQSYPTLHQMTSIIKGKLKKDIDYFQIFKALFPCGSITGAPKLETIKLIEELEARKRGIYCGAIGCIHKNKSKFSVAIRTLEKKQDYQYSVGSGLVWDSKLEEEFKELELKTQFLMPKDFYLFETMYYKKGKILFFKEHLQRILNSALKLNFNTEKLIKDFQEVLNCKSNLKEFKNFNIQALNEKLFHKNHSFFYPSTIKSHHKQAIFKLILQKDGSYTVLENHIKTSDNNILLLSDKSLNSQSDSLYHKSSLRQIYDEKAFLWKENQCFDIAFFNEKNELCEGSRSNIIIKKDKVFYTPTLQSGLLNGIYRQFLLDLGLIKEKKLFKEDLLNADKIYCINSVRGLQKVSVK; encoded by the coding sequence GTGAGCGCTGAAACAAAATTTGCTATTTTTGGCAAGTATTTTTATTATGACTTAAAATTTGTTCTTAAAGCTTATAACAAAAAACAAAGCAAAAAATACTTTAAATTTGTGCAAAAACATAAAGATAAATATTATTTTTTAACTCTTGTGGATTATGAATTTTATAAATATTTACAAGATAAAAACTTTACTAGTAAAGAGGCTTATTTGAGCTTTTATGCTTATAAAAAAAGAAAAAAATTTAGTGCGATGAGCATTGATGAAGAAAATTTTATGCCTATTTTTAAAAATCATTTAGATTTTAAAAACTATGAAAAAAACTTTTTGCAAGTAAAATCTGCTATAGCAAAAGGACGAAGCTATCAAGCCAATCTCACCCAAAACTTTCATTTTGATAGCTTGCTTGATGGATTTTCTTTGTTTAGTCTTTTATCTAAAAGGCAAGATACTGAATTTAAAGCGTATATTAAAGATGAAGGACGCGAAATTCTTTCCTTTTCTCCTGAATTATTTTTTAAAACCCATAAAAGAAAAATAATCACCCAACCCATGAAAGGCACGAGTGCGAGATCTAAGGATTTAAATCAAGATAAGAAAAATAAACTTTTTTTGCAAAAAGATATTAAAAATTTAAGCGAAAATGTAATGATAGTCGATCTTTTAAGAAACGATCTTTCAAAACTTATCGTTAGAAACAGCATGAAAACAAAGCTTTTTAAAATTCAAAGCTACCCTACTTTGCATCAAATGACTTCCATTATAAAAGGCAAGCTTAAAAAAGATATTGATTATTTTCAAATTTTCAAAGCTTTATTTCCCTGTGGTTCGATCACAGGAGCCCCTAAACTTGAAACCATAAAACTTATAGAAGAACTTGAAGCAAGAAAACGTGGAATTTATTGTGGTGCTATAGGTTGTATCCATAAAAATAAAAGCAAATTTAGCGTTGCTATACGCACTCTTGAGAAAAAACAAGATTATCAATATAGCGTGGGAAGTGGCTTGGTGTGGGATTCTAAGCTTGAGGAAGAATTTAAAGAATTGGAGCTAAAAACTCAATTTTTAATGCCTAAGGACTTTTATCTTTTTGAAACTATGTATTATAAAAAAGGTAAAATTTTATTTTTTAAAGAACACTTGCAAAGAATCTTAAATTCTGCCTTAAAATTAAATTTTAACACAGAAAAACTCATTAAAGATTTTCAAGAAGTGTTAAATTGCAAATCCAATTTAAAAGAATTTAAAAATTTCAATATCCAGGCTTTAAATGAAAAACTTTTTCATAAAAATCATAGTTTTTTTTATCCAAGCACCATTAAAAGTCATCACAAACAGGCTATTTTTAAACTTATCTTACAAAAAGATGGCAGCTATACTGTCTTAGAAAATCATATCAAAACAAGTGATAATAATATCTTACTTTTAAGTGATAAATCCTTAAATTCGCAAAGTGATTCTTTATATCATAAAAGTTCTTTAAGGCAAATTTATGATGAAAAAGCTTTTTTATGGAAAGAAAATCAATGCTTTGATATAGCTTTTTTTAATGAAAAAAATGAATTATGCGAAGGTTCAAGAAGTAATATCATCATTAAAAAAGATAAAGTCTTTTACACCCCTACTCTGCAAAGTGGACTTTTGAATGGAATTTATAGGCAATTTTTACTCGATTTAGGACTTATAAAAGAAAAAAAACTTTTCAAGGAAGATTTGTTAAATGCGGATAAGATTTATTGTATCAATTCGGTTAGAGGATTGCAAAAAGTGAGTGTAAAATGA
- a CDS encoding Integrase-recombinase protein XERCD family — translation MKYPLDCEENFEKSFLFWLAKYVKFKLNSLSNKELKNPKALAEVNFALTKGVKNIEELDALAKKARNAGLNGVNTYFNPLKKVFEYLNFYKLHSLKQIDEELMVEVLASITGALSDASKKNYRIAVINFFDFLDKQNEEDEKAHIFDIMLKNWGGITGSKGTKLPEFMNEDELKKFLEAIENADFKNNTIRNKLIIKIIIFTGIRVSEAINIKLKDISEENELYIIRIRAKGNKYRVVMIKKELIEHLLKDVRVNYLSEDGLLFVNRNGKALTQAYISRIVEQILFRAGIRKQKNGAHMLRHTFATLLYKKQKDLVLVQEALGHASLNTSRIYTHFDNDKLKLAAQVAKELSER, via the coding sequence ATGAAATATCCTTTAGATTGTGAAGAAAATTTTGAAAAGTCTTTTTTATTTTGGCTTGCAAAATATGTCAAATTTAAACTCAACTCTCTTTCTAATAAAGAACTTAAAAATCCAAAAGCCCTAGCGGAGGTTAATTTTGCGCTTACAAAGGGTGTTAAAAATATAGAAGAGCTTGATGCTTTGGCTAAAAAAGCAAGAAATGCGGGTTTAAATGGTGTTAATACTTATTTTAACCCCTTAAAAAAAGTCTTTGAATATCTTAATTTTTATAAACTACACTCCTTAAAACAAATAGATGAAGAGCTTATGGTAGAAGTTTTAGCAAGCATTACCGGAGCTTTATCAGATGCGAGTAAAAAAAATTACCGCATTGCAGTGATTAATTTTTTTGACTTTTTAGATAAGCAAAATGAAGAGGATGAAAAGGCGCATATTTTTGATATTATGCTTAAAAATTGGGGAGGCATTACAGGAAGCAAAGGGACAAAACTACCTGAATTTATGAACGAAGATGAGTTAAAAAAATTCCTTGAAGCCATAGAAAATGCAGATTTTAAAAACAATACCATACGCAACAAGCTCATTATAAAAATCATTATTTTTACGGGAATCCGCGTAAGCGAGGCTATCAATATCAAACTCAAGGATATTAGCGAAGAAAACGAACTTTACATTATAAGAATTCGCGCCAAAGGAAATAAATACCGCGTTGTGATGATAAAAAAAGAATTAATCGAGCATTTGTTAAAGGATGTAAGGGTTAATTATTTAAGTGAAGATGGCTTACTTTTTGTCAATCGCAATGGAAAAGCTTTAACACAGGCTTATATAAGTCGTATTGTAGAGCAAATTTTATTTCGCGCAGGAATTCGCAAACAAAAAAACGGCGCTCATATGCTTCGCCATACTTTTGCTACCCTACTCTATAAAAAACAAAAAGATTTGGTTTTGGTGCAAGAAGCTTTAGGTCATGCAAGTTTAAATACTTCAAGAATTTATACACATTTTGACAATGATAAATTAAAGCTTGCTGCACAAGTAGCAAAGGAATTAAGTGAGCGCTGA
- a CDS encoding Inner membrane thiol:disulfide oxidoreductase, DsbB-like translates to MKNLYWIDCFSKWQDTRSPWLIMSITMVGLVFIAHFLFQEYFYMRPCEQCVYIRLDMLIIALGGVIALINPKNAVIKILAYTLAFYGIWLGIEHSWTLNRIHEAISTENPFGGVNGCRDIPLYPFNLALHEWFPSWFKPIGQCGMDFPMVPNSIHLNVFQDFFVGKNGLYSNGWFLIPSLKFMNMATCCFIAFLCSLILLFIMFISYVFSQKRIIFIIITIGLVLILKILG, encoded by the coding sequence GTGAAAAATTTATATTGGATTGATTGTTTTTCTAAATGGCAAGATACGCGTAGTCCTTGGCTTATTATGAGTATTACGATGGTGGGTCTTGTTTTCATAGCGCATTTTTTATTTCAAGAGTATTTTTATATGAGACCTTGCGAACAATGTGTTTATATAAGATTAGATATGCTAATTATAGCTTTAGGAGGTGTCATTGCGCTGATAAATCCTAAAAATGCCGTGATTAAAATTCTCGCCTATACCTTAGCTTTTTATGGAATTTGGCTTGGAATAGAACATTCATGGACTTTAAATCGCATTCATGAAGCTATCAGCACTGAAAATCCTTTTGGTGGTGTCAATGGATGTCGCGATATTCCACTCTACCCTTTTAATCTAGCTTTACACGAATGGTTTCCCTCTTGGTTTAAACCCATAGGACAATGCGGAATGGATTTTCCTATGGTTCCAAATTCTATTCATTTAAACGTTTTTCAAGATTTTTTTGTAGGAAAAAATGGGCTTTACAGCAATGGTTGGTTTCTAATCCCTAGTTTGAAATTTATGAATATGGCCACTTGTTGCTTTATAGCATTTTTATGCTCTTTGATTTTACTTTTTATAATGTTTATAAGCTATGTTTTTAGCCAAAAAAGAATTATTTTTATCATCATTACTATAGGATTGGTTTTAATACTAAAGATACTAGGGTGA